In the Sulfitobacter pacificus genome, one interval contains:
- the fumC gene encoding class II fumarate hydratase has translation MADTRTETDSFGPLEVPSDKYWGAQTQRSIINFPIGWERQPVAIVRALGVIKKACAEVNLGFGDLDAELAPAIKQAAQEVIDGKFDDNFPLVVWQTGSGTQSNMNSNEVISNRAIEILGGVMGSKSPVHPNDHCNMGQSSNDTFPTAMHVAIGMVARDTLLPGLRKLHAALEAKSEEFKDIIKIGRTHTQDATPLTLGQEFGGYAHQMAKGIARVEACLPDIYELAQGGTAVGTGLNTRKGFAEKVAAEIANITGLPFVTAPNKFEALAAHDAMVMFSGALKTVAASMFKIANDMRLLGSGPRSGLGELILPENEPGSSIMPGKVNPTQAEALTMVCAHVMGNDAAVGFAGSQGHFELNVYNPMMSYNVIQSMQLLGDAAGSFTDNMVVGTLANEPRIEKLMKESLMLVTALAPTIGYDNATKVAKTAHKNGTNLKDEAIALGFVDAETFDRVVRPEDMIGPK, from the coding sequence ATGGCCGATACCCGCACAGAAACCGATAGTTTTGGCCCGTTGGAAGTTCCTTCCGATAAATATTGGGGCGCACAGACCCAGCGTTCGATCATCAACTTTCCCATTGGTTGGGAACGTCAGCCGGTGGCGATTGTCCGCGCTTTGGGTGTGATCAAAAAGGCATGTGCCGAAGTGAACCTTGGCTTTGGTGATCTGGACGCTGAACTGGCTCCAGCAATCAAACAAGCCGCGCAGGAAGTGATCGACGGCAAGTTTGACGACAATTTTCCGCTGGTGGTCTGGCAGACCGGTTCCGGCACCCAGTCGAACATGAACTCCAACGAAGTCATTTCCAACCGCGCGATTGAAATTCTTGGCGGGGTGATGGGCTCCAAATCTCCCGTCCACCCGAATGACCACTGCAACATGGGGCAATCGTCAAACGATACATTCCCAACGGCCATGCATGTGGCAATTGGTATGGTGGCCCGTGATACCCTGCTGCCCGGCTTGCGCAAATTGCACGCCGCGCTTGAGGCAAAATCGGAAGAGTTCAAAGACATCATCAAGATCGGCCGCACCCATACGCAGGATGCAACGCCTTTGACACTGGGTCAGGAATTTGGCGGCTATGCCCATCAGATGGCCAAGGGCATTGCCCGTGTTGAGGCTTGCCTGCCTGACATCTACGAGCTGGCCCAAGGCGGCACAGCTGTGGGCACCGGGTTGAACACCCGTAAAGGCTTTGCCGAGAAAGTCGCAGCAGAGATTGCCAATATCACCGGCCTGCCCTTCGTGACCGCGCCCAACAAGTTTGAGGCGCTGGCCGCCCATGACGCGATGGTGATGTTCTCCGGCGCGCTGAAAACCGTCGCTGCTTCGATGTTCAAGATTGCCAATGACATGCGCCTGCTGGGGTCTGGTCCACGCTCTGGGTTGGGCGAGCTGATCCTGCCGGAAAACGAACCGGGTTCTTCGATCATGCCGGGCAAGGTGAACCCGACACAGGCCGAGGCGCTGACCATGGTCTGCGCCCATGTGATGGGCAATGATGCCGCCGTCGGTTTCGCCGGATCACAGGGTCATTTCGAACTCAACGTCTATAATCCCATGATGAGCTATAATGTCATCCAATCCATGCAGTTGCTGGGTGATGCCGCAGGCAGCTTTACCGACAACATGGTCGTGGGCACACTGGCGAATGAGCCGCGTATCGAGAAGCTGATGAAGGAAAGCCTGATGCTGGTCACGGCCCTGGCTCCCACCATCGGCTATGACAATGCCACCAAGGTGGCCAAGACCGCTCATAAGAACGGCACAAACCTGAAAGATGAAGCGATTGCACTGGGTTTTGTCGATGCGGAAACCTTTGACCGTGTGGTGCGCCCTGAAGATATGATTGGCCCCAAATAG
- a CDS encoding DUF4169 family protein, giving the protein MSTPINLNKVRKERARASRKARADENTVRFGQSKATKESLRTRAEKDARALEGHKRET; this is encoded by the coding sequence ATGAGCACGCCGATTAATCTGAACAAGGTCAGAAAGGAACGTGCCCGCGCGTCCCGCAAGGCCCGCGCAGATGAAAACACCGTGCGATTTGGACAGAGCAAGGCAACAAAAGAAAGTCTGAGAACGCGCGCGGAAAAAGACGCGCGCGCGTTGGAGGGGCATAAACGCGAAACATGA
- a CDS encoding ribbon-helix-helix domain-containing protein: MSGRPVKHSVTLKGHRTSVSLEDEFWNEFRDLADEMDLPINALVAQIDEARGLDMGLASAIRLFVLRALKDRLPNSG, from the coding sequence ATGAGCGGCCGCCCTGTCAAACACTCCGTCACCCTCAAGGGGCATCGCACGTCGGTGTCTCTTGAGGATGAATTCTGGAACGAGTTTCGCGATCTGGCTGATGAGATGGACCTGCCGATCAACGCCCTGGTCGCGCAAATTGACGAGGCGCGCGGATTGGACATGGGGCTTGCCTCAGCGATCCGGCTGTTTGTGCTGCGCGCATTAAAGGATCGTTTACCAAACAGCGGTTAG
- a CDS encoding N-(5'-phosphoribosyl)anthranilate isomerase has translation MQSLSSPLTTQEWIIDLFSSRAAATGGVVRRKKRDIERYVGMEEFKAELRRRGFHAIENAGQIVIFCNQEAVRAVL, from the coding sequence ATGCAATCTCTGTCTTCACCTCTTACCACGCAAGAGTGGATTATTGATCTCTTCAGCTCGCGTGCTGCCGCGACCGGCGGTGTTGTTCGAAGAAAAAAGCGCGATATCGAACGCTATGTTGGCATGGAAGAATTCAAGGCAGAGCTGCGCAGGCGTGGCTTCCATGCCATAGAAAATGCGGGACAAATCGTGATTTTTTGCAACCAGGAAGCTGTCCGCGCAGTTTTGTAG
- a CDS encoding fructose bisphosphate aldolase has product MALNAAQKAQMESGKGFIAALDQSGGSTPKALSLYGVEPSDYNGDAEMFQAMHDMRARIILADGFTSEKVIGAILFERTMDGEINGKPVAQLLWEDRGVVPFLKIDKGLEDEANGVQLLKPMPDLADLLSRAGKAGIFGTKERSVIHSADEAGIEAVVAQQMEVARQVCAAGLVPIIEPEVNIHSETKAEAEEMLEKALMRHVAALAADQIVMLKLTLPERPGIYDALADHPNVLRVVALSGGYSTDDACARLGQNSKMIASFSRALTEGLNVKMTDEGFNAALGANIGKIFDASVA; this is encoded by the coding sequence ATGGCACTTAACGCAGCACAAAAAGCGCAGATGGAAAGCGGCAAAGGCTTTATTGCGGCACTGGATCAATCCGGCGGCTCCACCCCCAAGGCGCTGAGCCTTTATGGCGTGGAACCAAGCGATTACAACGGTGATGCAGAGATGTTTCAGGCGATGCATGACATGCGCGCGCGGATCATTCTGGCGGATGGGTTCACCTCTGAAAAAGTGATTGGCGCGATCCTGTTTGAGCGCACCATGGATGGCGAGATCAACGGTAAGCCCGTGGCGCAGCTTTTGTGGGAAGATCGCGGTGTTGTGCCCTTCCTTAAGATCGACAAGGGCTTGGAGGACGAGGCGAACGGTGTGCAATTGCTGAAACCGATGCCAGATCTGGCGGACCTTTTGTCCCGTGCCGGCAAAGCGGGAATTTTCGGCACCAAGGAACGCTCGGTCATCCATTCTGCGGATGAGGCGGGGATCGAAGCGGTTGTGGCACAGCAGATGGAGGTGGCGCGACAGGTCTGTGCCGCAGGTCTGGTGCCGATCATTGAGCCGGAAGTGAATATTCATTCCGAAACCAAGGCTGAGGCCGAAGAGATGTTGGAAAAAGCCCTGATGCGCCATGTCGCGGCATTGGCGGCAGATCAGATCGTCATGCTGAAGCTGACCCTGCCAGAGCGGCCGGGCATCTATGATGCGCTGGCGGATCATCCAAACGTGCTGCGGGTTGTGGCGTTGTCGGGCGGGTATTCAACCGATGATGCCTGTGCGCGGCTGGGCCAGAACAGCAAGATGATTGCGAGCTTTTCACGGGCTTTGACAGAAGGGTTGAACGTCAAAATGACGGATGAGGGGTTCAACGCGGCTTTGGGTGCGAATATCGGCAAGATTTTTGACGCGTCGGTGGCCTAG
- a CDS encoding cytochrome P450, which translates to MTLPPKPPSRPAKVSLWRYAKLFRTDILSAQPARLYRAWMAEFKTPFFRSYLINQPELIKTVLKDRPDDFPKSQRVSEGLRPLLGTGVFLSNGEAWKRQRRIIDPAFEGGRLREVFPAMWEAAEAAVARLDTRAGEMVEIEAVTSHVAADVICRTLFSIPIEHQIARAVFDEFRIFQRSQPLLNLAAFIPLPRWMPRFFRKGTKASAEKIRALITELTHQRMQEIEAGSAPDDLATKIMTTVDPVTGARFDEAEMVDQVAIFFLAGHETSASALAWALYLLATHPEWQDQLAEEAQALKTCDFSVMSKLRLSRDVFREALRLYPPVPMMVREATCPEQFRDREVGKGSQIVLSPWHLHRHERLWENPDGFDPARWQGENGRKCGRDAYIPFSAGARVCTGAGFAMVEGPLILSWILRDFRVVADPGRVPVPVAHLTVRSDKGIWLRLERR; encoded by the coding sequence ATGACCCTGCCGCCCAAACCCCCCAGCCGACCGGCCAAAGTGTCGCTTTGGCGCTATGCCAAATTGTTTCGAACCGATATTCTGTCGGCCCAGCCTGCGCGGCTCTATCGGGCGTGGATGGCCGAGTTTAAAACGCCGTTTTTCCGCAGCTATCTGATCAACCAGCCGGAATTGATCAAAACCGTGCTGAAAGACCGTCCCGATGATTTTCCAAAGTCCCAGCGGGTCAGCGAAGGCCTGCGCCCCTTGTTGGGCACCGGTGTGTTTCTGAGTAATGGCGAGGCATGGAAACGCCAACGCCGCATCATTGATCCGGCATTTGAGGGCGGGCGGCTGCGCGAGGTTTTTCCTGCTATGTGGGAGGCCGCCGAAGCCGCTGTCGCGCGACTGGATACCCGTGCAGGCGAGATGGTGGAAATCGAGGCAGTGACCAGCCATGTGGCCGCTGATGTGATCTGCCGGACGTTGTTTTCCATTCCCATCGAACATCAGATTGCGCGGGCAGTTTTTGATGAATTCCGTATCTTTCAGCGCTCGCAACCTCTGCTGAACCTCGCCGCCTTCATCCCGCTGCCCCGCTGGATGCCGCGATTTTTCCGCAAAGGCACCAAAGCCAGCGCAGAAAAAATCCGCGCATTGATCACTGAACTGACCCATCAACGGATGCAGGAGATTGAAGCGGGCAGCGCACCGGATGATTTGGCGACCAAGATCATGACCACGGTTGATCCGGTCACCGGCGCGCGCTTTGACGAAGCTGAAATGGTTGATCAGGTCGCGATTTTCTTTCTTGCGGGGCATGAGACGAGTGCCTCTGCCTTGGCATGGGCGCTTTATCTGCTGGCAACCCATCCCGAATGGCAGGATCAGCTTGCAGAAGAGGCACAGGCGCTAAAGACTTGCGATTTCAGCGTGATGTCGAAACTACGCCTCAGCCGCGATGTGTTCCGCGAGGCGCTTCGGCTTTATCCGCCGGTGCCGATGATGGTACGCGAAGCAACATGCCCTGAACAGTTTCGGGATCGCGAAGTCGGCAAGGGATCACAAATTGTGCTAAGCCCCTGGCATCTACACCGGCACGAACGGTTGTGGGAGAATCCCGACGGGTTTGATCCGGCCCGCTGGCAGGGCGAGAATGGCAGGAAATGTGGCCGTGACGCCTATATCCCGTTTTCGGCTGGCGCGCGTGTTTGCACCGGTGCGGGCTTTGCCATGGTGGAGGGGCCATTGATCCTTTCGTGGATTTTGCGGGATTTCCGGGTGGTGGCGGACCCCGGACGCGTTCCTGTGCCCGTGGCGCATTTGACGGTACGGTCCGACAAAGGCATCTGGTTGCGGCTGGAACGGCGGTAG